The following are encoded in a window of Methanobrevibacter ruminantium M1 genomic DNA:
- a CDS encoding phenylacetate--CoA ligase family protein has protein sequence MIWNQNAECMDKEEKEEMQLALLQKQVKRVYEKVPFYREKFDKAGFHPDDLKTLDDITKIPFTTKADLREAYPFGLFAVSDDEIIEIHSTSGTTGTPVVSGYTQKDIDIWGECTARAIAMAGGDKNSKIQNSYGYGLFTGGFGIDHGAKVMGATVIPMSSGNTARQLKIMEDFQSDILTCTPSYAMYLAESLEKEGYTADDISLHGGIFGAEMWTEEMRRSLEEKLGITAHNIYGLTELMGPGVAAECKYQTGLHIQEDHFYPEIIDPETEEILEDGKRGELVLTNLTREGMPVIRFRTKDMTALRRDECPCGRTTVRMDRITGRSDDMLKIKGVMVYPSQIETAILQIEGLTANYQIHVSRPHTLDEIEVKVETSPEVFSDEMKKIEEFERRIAKKIQSAIGISVDVTLVEPESLPRSEGKAIRVIDERNFD, from the coding sequence ATGATTTGGAATCAGAATGCAGAATGTATGGATAAGGAAGAAAAAGAAGAAATGCAACTTGCCTTACTCCAAAAACAAGTAAAGAGAGTTTATGAAAAGGTACCCTTCTATAGGGAAAAGTTTGATAAAGCAGGATTTCATCCAGATGACTTAAAAACCCTTGATGACATTACCAAAATACCATTTACAACCAAAGCGGATTTAAGAGAAGCATATCCATTTGGATTATTCGCAGTAAGCGATGATGAGATTATAGAAATTCACAGTACCTCAGGAACAACCGGAACACCTGTCGTCTCCGGATACACACAAAAGGATATTGACATTTGGGGAGAGTGCACTGCAAGGGCCATTGCAATGGCTGGCGGAGATAAAAACTCAAAAATCCAAAATTCCTATGGATACGGATTGTTTACCGGAGGATTCGGTATAGACCACGGTGCTAAAGTAATGGGAGCCACTGTAATACCAATGTCTTCTGGAAACACTGCAAGACAATTGAAGATCATGGAAGACTTCCAAAGCGACATTCTCACCTGCACTCCATCCTATGCAATGTATTTGGCAGAATCCCTTGAAAAGGAAGGATACACTGCAGATGACATCAGCTTGCACGGAGGAATCTTCGGAGCTGAAATGTGGACTGAAGAGATGAGGCGTAGCCTAGAGGAAAAATTAGGAATCACTGCACATAACATTTACGGACTTACTGAATTGATGGGTCCAGGAGTTGCTGCAGAGTGCAAATATCAGACAGGGCTTCATATTCAAGAGGATCATTTCTATCCAGAAATCATTGACCCTGAAACCGAAGAAATATTAGAAGACGGCAAAAGAGGAGAATTGGTCTTGACCAACCTTACAAGAGAAGGAATGCCGGTCATCAGATTCAGGACAAAGGATATGACCGCACTTAGAAGGGATGAATGTCCTTGCGGAAGAACCACTGTAAGAATGGATAGAATCACTGGAAGAAGCGACGACATGCTAAAAATCAAAGGAGTCATGGTTTACCCATCACAAATCGAAACAGCTATCCTACAGATTGAAGGATTGACTGCAAACTATCAGATTCATGTATCAAGACCTCATACCCTTGATGAGATAGAGGTAAAAGTGGAAACCTCACCTGAAGTATTCTCAGATGAGATGAAAAAGATAGAAGAATTTGAAAGAAGAATTGCCAAAAAGATTCAAAGCGCTATTGGCATAAGCGTGGATGTGACTTTAGTAGAGCCTGAATCCTTGCCAAGAAGCGAAGGAAAAGCAATTAGAGTAATTGATGAGAGGAACTTTGATTAA
- a CDS encoding amino acid-binding protein — protein MSVKQLSVFLENKEGKLKKAVNAMSQAGVNIRALSIADSSKYGILRLIVSDNELAIKALKEENFTVKETEVIVVGVKDEPNGLNTMLEILEKEHINVEYLYAFVSSKTDEAIVVVKIGNYEDGLKALENANANLLSKEDLAEL, from the coding sequence ATGAGCGTAAAACAACTTTCCGTATTTCTTGAAAACAAAGAGGGAAAATTAAAAAAAGCAGTTAATGCAATGTCCCAGGCTGGAGTTAACATCAGAGCCCTTTCCATTGCAGACAGCTCCAAATATGGAATTTTAAGATTAATCGTTTCAGACAACGAATTAGCTATAAAAGCCTTAAAGGAAGAAAACTTTACAGTTAAAGAAACTGAAGTTATTGTTGTAGGAGTAAAGGACGAACCAAACGGATTGAACACAATGCTTGAAATCCTTGAAAAAGAGCATATTAATGTGGAATACCTTTATGCATTCGTCAGCTCCAAGACTGATGAAGCTATTGTTGTTGTTAAGATTGGAAACTATGAAGACGGTTTAAAAGCACTTGAAAATGCTAATGCAAACCTCTTATCCAAAGAAGATTTAGCTGAATTATAA
- a CDS encoding dicarboxylate/amino acid:cation symporter, protein MLDRLKSISLGNWILIGMVLGLITGVILNLYVHSQFIDIILIDNVFYLGGNIFIKLMKMLVVPLVFCSIVVGVASISDIRKIGTIGGRTILIYLITTALAVSIALLIASFIHPGAGLHMAGLATASNVSTNVTITNTILGMVPDNPINSLANGDMLPVIIFGVLVGIILAKLKEETETINKVFEEGNTIMMEMTSIVMKFAPIGVFCLMAKTFATLGFDGLMPLSKYVICVLIGLAVQAFIVYPSLMVIFTRLNPIKFFKKFYSVMLFAFSSSTSNATIPLNLEKLSELGVSREVSSFTIPLGATINMDGTAIMQGVAVMFAAQAYGMDLGASALLTVIFTAVMASIGTAGVPSVGLITLNMVFTSIGLPVDAIGIIMGIDHILDMFRTAVNVTGDAICTIIVSFKNKSIDLDVFNGKKQAEGSS, encoded by the coding sequence ATGTTAGATAGATTAAAAAGCATTAGTCTTGGAAATTGGATACTCATCGGAATGGTTTTAGGCCTAATAACAGGCGTAATATTAAACTTGTATGTTCACAGCCAATTTATTGACATAATACTCATAGATAACGTTTTCTACTTAGGAGGAAACATATTTATCAAGCTAATGAAGATGCTGGTTGTTCCTCTTGTCTTCTGTTCGATTGTGGTAGGGGTGGCCTCAATTTCAGACATTAGAAAGATTGGTACAATCGGTGGGCGAACCATCCTCATCTACCTTATTACAACTGCCCTTGCAGTTTCAATAGCTCTTCTGATTGCAAGCTTCATCCATCCAGGTGCAGGACTGCATATGGCTGGCCTTGCAACTGCCTCAAACGTTTCAACCAATGTTACAATAACCAATACAATCTTAGGAATGGTTCCAGACAACCCAATCAACTCATTGGCAAATGGAGACATGCTCCCAGTAATCATTTTTGGAGTACTGGTAGGAATCATTCTAGCTAAGCTAAAGGAAGAGACAGAAACCATAAACAAGGTCTTTGAGGAAGGCAACACAATCATGATGGAAATGACTTCAATAGTCATGAAATTTGCCCCAATAGGTGTTTTCTGTCTTATGGCTAAGACATTTGCAACCTTAGGATTCGATGGTCTTATGCCGCTGAGCAAATATGTAATATGTGTGCTCATAGGCCTTGCAGTGCAGGCATTCATTGTCTATCCGTCACTTATGGTCATATTTACAAGATTGAATCCGATCAAGTTCTTTAAGAAATTCTATTCTGTAATGCTATTTGCATTTTCATCTTCAACATCAAATGCAACAATTCCATTGAACCTAGAAAAATTAAGCGAACTTGGAGTCTCAAGGGAAGTCTCATCATTTACAATCCCTCTTGGAGCCACCATCAATATGGATGGAACCGCTATAATGCAAGGGGTTGCAGTAATGTTTGCTGCACAGGCTTATGGAATGGATTTAGGAGCAAGTGCGCTACTTACAGTAATTTTCACTGCAGTGATGGCCTCTATAGGAACTGCTGGAGTTCCTTCAGTAGGATTGATTACCTTAAATATGGTATTCACTTCAATAGGATTGCCTGTAGATGCAATAGGAATCATTATGGGAATAGATCATATCTTAGACATGTTTAGAACTGCTGTAAATGTAACAGGTGATGCAATATGTACTATAATTGTATCATTTAAGAACAAGTCTATAGATTTGGATGTTTTTAATGGTAAAAAACAAGCCGAGGGAAGTTCATAA